AGGCGCGTAAAGATGTCCGCCGCTTCGCCAAGCGGCATGCCGTGGCGTGTGACACCGATGATGATGCCGCCGAAAATGTTGACCGCTATGGTGATAAGGCTGGCGATGGCCTCGCCGCGCACGAATTTGGAGGCGCCGTCCATGGAGCCAAAAAAGGCGCTTTCCTCCTCCAGTTCGCTGCGGCGACGCTGAGCCTCCTTGTCGTCGATGAGGCCCGCATTCAGATCCGCATCAATTGCCATCTGCTTGCCGGGAATGGCATCGAGAGTGAAGCGCGCGCCCACCTCCGCAATACGGGTGGCACCCTTGGTAATGACGAGGAAGTTCACCGTCACCAGGATCACGAAGACCACGATGCCGATGACGAAATCACCGCTCATCACCAACTGCGAGAAGCCCTGGATGATGCGGCCGGCCGCATGAACGCCATCGCCCCCATCCGCTAGGATCAGACGCGTGGTGGCGACGCCGAGCGCAAGGCGCAGCAGCGTGGCGATCAGCAGAATGGTTGGGAAGGAGGAGAATTCCAGCGGCTTCTGGATCCACAGCGCCACCATCAGGATCAGCACCGACAGGGCGATGGAGAGCGCAAGGCCGATATCGATGAGAAAGGTCGGAATCGGCAGGAACAGGACCGCGAGGATCGCCACCACGCCGATGGCAAACCCGATGTCGCGGCGCGAATTTCCCACGGCAACGCCGTCGGCTGCAATGTCACTCATCTTTCACCCCCGCGCCACCTCATATGGCGCCGGCCCGCCCGGGCCATGGCACTGTTGCTTCAAGGCTCGGCGAAGAGCGTCCGCCGTTCAGTATCCCGTCGCGATGTGGCCGTAGATTTCCTGCGTGAAAGCCAGGATCTGTGCGCCCATGAAGGAGCCGGTGACAGCCGTGGCGGCAAGAACTGCGATGATCTTCGGAATGAAGGTCAGGGTCACTTCCTGCACTTGAGTCAGGGCCTGAAAGAAGGCCACAAGCAGACCCACCAGCATCGCCGCCGCGACCGCAGGCCCTGCTGCGATGAGAATGGTCCAGATGGCAGAATGGACCAGATCCAGGGCATCCGCCTCGTTCATCAGCGCAGCACGATGCCGGAGGACAAAGTTACGGTCTGGCCATCCGTCAGTGTCGCGACCGGGTCGCCGCTGGTCACGCGCACGGAAGATATCTCGCCGCTGACGGTTCCGTCGGCGCTGGTCACGGTGCGCCCGACGGCGCGTTCTGCGGTCTGAAGCGAAGTTGCCGCCAGGAGGGAGTCCAGCTTGGCGTTCGATGCCACCGACTGCTCCACCTGCGAGAAGGAGGCGAGCTGGGACATGTAGGCCGTGGAATCCATGGGCTGCGTGGGATCCTGGTTCTGCAATTGCGCCACCAGGAGACGCAGGAAGGCGGTGTAGTCGATGCTGGACGGAGACTTGGCCGCCGCGGCCGAAGCGGTGGCCGACGAAGCAGTGGAACCGGTCACGTTGCTAATGGTCGTCATGGGAACTCCTCCTGCTCCGTCTTGCCCGCTGAAGGTTGCGCGAGGCCACCTTTCCGCCTCAGGCGGCGCGCGGCGGCCGGCAATGAGGGTCCGCGAGGATCGCCTCCTCGATGGGAAAGAGCCCCCGCAAAGCTCTCAGCGCGTCGTAAACCCGTTCGGATTCAACGAGTTGCCCCACCTCGTCCAGCCCGTGCAGAACGTCGAGGTTCCGGAACGAGGTAAAGAGCGCCGCCAGCTGCTGGAAGAACAGGTTCCGCGCAGCCCCCGCATTGGCCGGGTCCATCAGGATGGCCTGGGCGACGAAATAGAGCTGGCGCAGCGGCGTGGTGGTTTCCTCCAGCTGCATGACGTGATTTTCCATGAGGAACGTCACGTCATTCATCAATTCGACGCACACCTTGCGGTCGAAACGAACCACCGCCCCGTTGATGTAAAGCTTTTCCCCCGCTCTCAGATTGAGCTGCATGGATTTTTTCATGACAGTCCGTCCCGGATGGCTCTGTTGACCTCGATGAGGCCGGCGAAGTTGGAAGAACGTTCGTTGAGAATGTCATCCCCCTCCTTCATCACCCAAAGACCAATGGAAATGAGGCTCGCCTTCAAGTCGTCGGGCAACTCGTTATGGGGGTTGGACAGGTCGGAGATCAGAAAACCCCAGAGCTTCTGAGTATATTCGATCGCCTCCAGCGCAGAAGAACCCCGGTCGGACAAGGAGGCAGTGTCGAGCAAGCCGATGGCATGATCGAGGGCGAGGCGCTCCCGCTCGCGTTTGATGGCTCCGGATTCCTCGAGAATCTCGGCATAGGAGAACTTATACATGACGCCCTCGTTACTGCCTTCAAACATAATTTAGAATGCTCAGCTGCATGATCTTAGCCGTGGTCGAGTAGGACATCTGCAGTTGAGTGGTTAGCGTATCCAGTCTCGTCTTGGCCTCTGCAGGGTCCACACCTTCGATCGCGGCAATACGGGCAGAGACCACATCGAGCGAATTCTGTGTCGCGGTCTCAGCCGCCGCGATTCGCGTCTGGGAAACACCGAGCGTGCTGGAGACTGCGGTCAGCCCGGACACGGCCGCACCCGTCACATCGACCGCCTTCTTCAGCACCATATCCTTGGCGGCCTCCGGCAAGGCGGTCAGACCCAGCTGGGACACCATGGTGTATGCCATGGCAAGGTTGCGCATGGCTGTGGTGTTGGCGGTGGTGGAGACGGGGACGGTCTCGGACGTGGAGATGCGGGTTGTGACGTCCTGGCTTGATGCGCGCGACCAGTCCTGGCCCCAGGCGGGGTCGGCGAACAAGGCGGCGAACTCATTGTTCAGGAAGTCCTCCATATCGGAGGCGGAGATATTGGCGATGTTCGGATCATTCTGCGGGTCGGCGGCATTGAGGCCGAAACGCAGGGCGAAAGCTGCGTTGACGGCCGCCTTGGGCCCACTATCGTAATCGACAAGAGGAGCGATCGAACTATTTTCGCCACCGAATGCGTAGCGCTGCCCGTCGCTTGTATTCATCATCGCCGTGAAAGCGGAAAGTCCGGACTTGGCCTGATCCACCATGATGGCGGTGCCCAGATTGCTCGACTTGGCGGCGATCAGATTCTGCAGGAATGTGTTGGTATCGCTGGAAATTTGACCCAGTGCCGTCTGTGTGAGATCAAGACGGCTCTTGGCCAGGGCATGATCTTGCTTGAGCGTGGTCAGGCGCGCCTCGGCGGCGTGCAGATCGACGCTCTGGCCAGTGCCCACCCCCAGAGAAAGCCCCAGATCTGCGCTTCGCCCGGTCGAAATTTCCACCTGAGCTTTGGTGATCTCGGTTTGCAGGCGCGGCAGAACATTGCGGGCGGCGCTGGTCCAGGCGAGGGTCGAGATGTAGGTGCTCATCATGGCGATCACCGGATGGCGCTGAAGAGGGTATCGAAGAGCTGGTTGACCACTCCGATCAGCTTGGAGGAGGCCTGGTAGGAGCGCTCCAGCTCCAGCTGGTTGGCATATTCCTGGTCGAGATTGATCCCGGTGGCGTTGGACATGGCGGTGGAGGCCTGGGACAGGACCGCCTGCTCGCTGTCGGCGCGGGTGGAGGTGGTCTGGCGCAGGCCCTCCAGCCAGCTCACGGAGGCGGAAGCAAACCCCGACAGGGGCTTGGGGGTGGCGCCAAGGCCGGAAGCGCTGTCATAGGTCCGCGCGGTGGCAAGGCCCGTGCCGAGATCCTCCAGGCGCTGCTGGAAGCTCGATGCGCTGGCCGTGTTATAGCCATAGGCCGCACCGTTAAGGCCGCCGTCGCGCAGCACGAAGGGATCGCCGCCCTGGGCGGCGTCGGCGCCGGAATGAACCGCGAGCGTGCCGGCAAGACCGGCGGTGAGGCTGGCGGGAACGGTGGCGGTGCCGTCACCCACCGTGAACAGACCGGCGGCAGCAGGTGCACCGCCGCCGGTCTGATCCTGCTCGGAGAACGCGGAAACCAGTCCCCGGGCAAGCTCGTCCAGCTGGTTCTGATAGGTGGGCGCGAGGGTGTCGCGCAAAGTGGCAAGGCCCGCGATACGGCCGGACAGGAGCGGCATGGCCGCATCCGTGCCGGTCACCGCCACACCGTCCACGAACACCGCCTGACCGTCGGTGGTGGCATCGAGCACCGTGGAGGGCCGGAACGTCACCGCCCGCGGCACGGTGTCAAAAAGGGTGGCCCCGCTGTCGGTGTAGATGACCACGTCATTGTGGCCACGAGAGACGGTGGAGATGCCCATTTCCTGGGACAGGCTGGACAGGATCGCGTCACGGCGGTCCATGGCGTCGGTCACATCGACGCCCCGCGCACTGCCGGAGACGACGGTGGCGTTCTCCACCTCGAACTGCGCCAAGAGGTCATTGACCTTGGTGACCGAGGTGCCGATGCCGGCATCGGCGTCGGTGCGGGCCTGCTGCACCGTGTCGGTGGCGCTGTTGAGCGATCGGGCGAGATCGGTCGCGGCGGTGACCACGGTCTGGGCGAAGCCGGGGTCATCGGGCGCGTTGGCGGCGCTCTGGAGGGCGCTCTGCAGCACGCCGAGCCGGGCGGCGGGCGAGGTCGTCGAATTGGTATCGCCGATGGTCTGCTTGAGCGTGTCGAGGCCGTCGAGCACCGCACGCTGCTGGGCGGTGTTGGAGGTGGCTCCCAGCATGCGGTCGAAGAGGGGGCCGCCGGTCGCGCGCGAGATGGTCACGACCCGGCTCGAACCGTCGCCGGACGTCACCGTCAGGGCGATCTTGCGCGAGGCATTGGGGTCGTTGGCACCGGCGACGTTGCGGCTGGACACCGACAATTGCGACGCGGTGGTGTTCAGCGACGAACGCGCGGTGTTGAAGGCGAGCGACAGGCTCATGGCACCCTCTCAGGCCGGAGAACAGACGGCGCACTCACCGCTTCAGGTTCATGAGCACGTCCAGCAGCTCCGTGCCGGTCTGGAACACCTTGGAATTGGCCGTATAGTCGCGCTGGGCGACGATCATCTTGGTCAGCTCAGAGGCCATGTCCACGTTGGACTGCTCGGTGGCGCCGGAGACCAGGGAGCCGAGGCCCACCTGCTCGGGGAAGCCCACCTGCACAAGGCCGGATTCCACCGTGGCTGTGAAGGCGTTGCCTGCGAGCGGGGCGAGCCGGTCCGGGCTCTCCACGAAGGCGAGCGGTACCTTGAAGATGGCGGACTGGCGCCCGTTGGCGTCGGTGGCATAGACCGTGCCGTCGGACTTGATCACCACGCCCTGGACGGCGGCGGGCGCATTGCCGTTCACCGTGGCGGTGAGGGGCGTGTAGCCGGCGCTGAGCTGAGTCATGCCGGACAGGTCCATGGTCAAGGGCTGTCCATCGGGCACCGTGAAGGAGATGGAATCGCCCGAGGTGAGATTGCCCATGGTGTCGAAATTCATGGTCTGGGTGGCCAGCGGCCCGGCGCCATAGGGGAAGCCCCCGGAGGCGGAGGCCTGAGCGCGGTCGAACACGGCCAGTTCCCACACGCCCGGCGCCGTCGCCGTCTTGGTCATGTAGAGATCCAGGGTGACCTTGTTGCCGAGATTGTCGAAGGCCACCAGCGAGGACTTCTCGGTGAAGGCGGAGGTGGCCAGGTTGTCAGCCGGCGTATCTCCGGTCTCAACCGCACTGTTGGCCGGCAGGTTGGCGGCGAAGGCGCCGCTGGTGGAGGCATTGGCCTCCAGCTTGGTGTTCTGGAAGTTTATGGGCTGGAGCCCGCCGAAGCCGTTCAGCACCACGTCGGGGGTACCGTCGGCAATATCGTAGCCCATGAGGGTCAGGCCGGCGCTGTTGACCAGGTTGCCGGTGGACGCATCCACCTGGAAGGCACCGGCGCGGGTCAGCAGGCTCTGGCCGGAGGGGTCCTGCACCAGGAAGAAGCCGTTGCCCTGGATGGCAAGGTCCGTGGACGAGGTGGTGTAGGCGAGGCCGCCCTGCTTGGAGATGGACTGGCGCGTGTTCGTGGTCACAGCGCCCGACTCATACTGCGTGGAGCTTGAGCTCAGGAGCAGCGAGGAGAATTCCGAGGACACGCTCTTGTAACCGGTGGTGCCGGTATTGGCGATGTTCTCGGACACATTGCTGAGCATGTTGGATTGCGCCGTCATGCCGGACACGCTCGTCCGCAGCATCCCATAGAGACTCATGAAACCAACTCCGGTGGTGAGCGGGGCATCTGCCGGGCACTGTGGCCCTCGCCGCATTTGAGGCCGCTTGGCTTGCGTGGGGCTGGAGCGGCGCAGCGGATTGCCATGCCGCGCCAGCTGCCATGACAGCGCGCCGCCGGCGGGAGCGGGCGGCGCGCGATCGGGGGGCGGATGCCGGCCGGCAGACCGGCCGGCGAGAGCGCTTCAGCGTTTCACTGAAACCCCGTAGCGCCCTATGCCTTTGTTTTAACGCACAGACTTGACGCGAACCCGTTCACATCAGCCGACAAAGTCGTACTGAGCCGGGGTCATGAAGTGCGCCTGCATCTCGCTGGAGTGCATGATGTCGTCGGCGACGGCCGCATAGTCGGCGCCGGCATACTGGCTGACTTCGGCCGTGGTCGCGGCGCGGCCCAGCAGGCCCTCGAACACCGCATTCACGGAGAGGTCGGCAGCGGCGACGCCGGTGCCATTGTCCACCGCTTCGGCCGAGGTGAGGAAGCTCAGCGCCACCTGGCCCAGCGAAGTCCCGTTCTCCACCACGTCGAGCTGGCCAAGAAGGCCGGCAGCATCCGCCTGGCGGCCGAGCACCTGCTGGTAGAGCGCACCGAGCCAAGCCACGTTGGCGTCCGGAACCAGCTCCACGCCGGTGTCGGAGAACTGGACGTGCTCCACATTGATGAGCGTGGTCACTTCGGCCGGATTGGCAACGGAGCGCACAAAGAAGTGCACGCCGTCGGTGCTCACCTGGTAGTCCGTGCTGGCGCCGGAGAACACCGCAGTGTCGGTGCCGGTGCGACCGTCAATATGGTCGGAGCCGCCATTGCCGGTGATGGTGTCGTCGAGGACGCCAGCCACCAGGTTGTCGGCGCCGCCGGTGCCTTCGAGCACGCCGGGGGCGGTCCCGTTCACATAGAAGTTCAGGTCGCTGGCGCCGTGGACGCCCATCAGCTCGGGAGAGGCGAGGAAGTGGTTGGCCACCTGGCCGATGCTGACGCCGTTGGCGAGGTTCTGCTCGTGATAGGCAAGGCCCGCCGGGTCCGCCTCGCGGCCGAGCAGCACGCGATAGAGCATCTCGACGCTCACGTCCGAAACGGACGCCACGCCGGTGCCGTTAGCCACCGCCTCGGGAGAGGTGAGGAAGGCGACGGCGATGTCGCCGGCGGACATGCCGCGCTCCACCTGGCCCACATAGAACTGGATGCCGCCGAGATCAGCCTGGCGGCCCAGCACCTGGCTGTAGAGGGCGGAGATCCAGCTGACGCTGTCGGGGGTGGTGACGTCCACGGTCGCGTCGGAGAAGACCAGGTGCTCCACATTCACCAGCTGGGTGACCTGGGAGGGGTCCGCCTTGGAGGTGACGAGGGTCAGGCCGCGGTCCTGCGAGACGGTGTAGTCGGCCGCGTTGCCGGCGAAATAGGCGCTGTCGCTGCCCGCGCCGCCATGCAGCAGGGTGTTGCCGGAGGCGCCGGTCATGAAGTCGTTGCCGGCGCCGGCAAAGGCCTGCGCATTGAGGCCAGACGCCACCACCACGTCGCCCGCAGCGCTGGCGAGGGTCTGCGCGCCGGCATCGGCGAAGAACAGCGAACCGGACGTGTTCGGCATGGTGGCCTTCACATCGGCCAGCATCTTGGCGACCAGATCCGCATTGGGGATGTTGTCGAAGGGGCTGGCAATGTGGGGCGTGGTGATGGTCATGCCATCACCGATGGCCACGTTCGACTGGAACGCCAGGGTGCCCGCAGACCCGAACGCCGGCAAGGTGAGGTTGGCGGCGGTGCCGAGGGAATTGGTGATGGCGGCGCCGTTGGC
This genomic interval from Aquabacter sp. L1I39 contains the following:
- a CDS encoding DUF4214 domain-containing protein; its protein translation is MSNPISLDTTGILSALLALRSQLTGPSLQAEVLDQTIYNIINGVPASSGPSRPLVNKVDTDSDGVFHTGDTFSVAVTFDSTMFVDTTNGAPRLLLGTGGANAYATYVSGSGTDTLHFTYTVQADDSTSDLNYASASALEANGAAITNSLGTAANLTLPAFGSAGTLAFQSNVAIGDGMTITTPHIASPFDNIPNADLVAKMLADVKATMPNTSGSLFFADAGAQTLASAAGDVVVASGLNAQAFAGAGNDFMTGASGNTLLHGGAGSDSAYFAGNAADYTVSQDRGLTLVTSKADPSQVTQLVNVEHLVFSDATVDVTTPDSVSWISALYSQVLGRQADLGGIQFYVGQVERGMSAGDIAVAFLTSPEAVANGTGVASVSDVSVEMLYRVLLGREADPAGLAYHEQNLANGVSIGQVANHFLASPELMGVHGASDLNFYVNGTAPGVLEGTGGADNLVAGVLDDTITGNGGSDHIDGRTGTDTAVFSGASTDYQVSTDGVHFFVRSVANPAEVTTLINVEHVQFSDTGVELVPDANVAWLGALYQQVLGRQADAAGLLGQLDVVENGTSLGQVALSFLTSAEAVDNGTGVAAADLSVNAVFEGLLGRAATTAEVSQYAGADYAAVADDIMHSSEMQAHFMTPAQYDFVG
- the fliQ gene encoding flagellar biosynthesis protein FliQ — translated: MNEADALDLVHSAIWTILIAAGPAVAAAMLVGLLVAFFQALTQVQEVTLTFIPKIIAVLAATAVTGSFMGAQILAFTQEIYGHIATGY
- a CDS encoding flagellar hook protein FlgE — encoded protein: MSLYGMLRTSVSGMTAQSNMLSNVSENIANTGTTGYKSVSSEFSSLLLSSSSTQYESGAVTTNTRQSISKQGGLAYTTSSTDLAIQGNGFFLVQDPSGQSLLTRAGAFQVDASTGNLVNSAGLTLMGYDIADGTPDVVLNGFGGLQPINFQNTKLEANASTSGAFAANLPANSAVETGDTPADNLATSAFTEKSSLVAFDNLGNKVTLDLYMTKTATAPGVWELAVFDRAQASASGGFPYGAGPLATQTMNFDTMGNLTSGDSISFTVPDGQPLTMDLSGMTQLSAGYTPLTATVNGNAPAAVQGVVIKSDGTVYATDANGRQSAIFKVPLAFVESPDRLAPLAGNAFTATVESGLVQVGFPEQVGLGSLVSGATEQSNVDMASELTKMIVAQRDYTANSKVFQTGTELLDVLMNLKR
- the flbT gene encoding flagellar biosynthesis repressor FlbT, producing MKKSMQLNLRAGEKLYINGAVVRFDRKVCVELMNDVTFLMENHVMQLEETTTPLRQLYFVAQAILMDPANAGAARNLFFQQLAALFTSFRNLDVLHGLDEVGQLVESERVYDALRALRGLFPIEEAILADPHCRPPRAA
- the flaF gene encoding flagellar biosynthesis regulator FlaF, which gives rise to MYKFSYAEILEESGAIKRERERLALDHAIGLLDTASLSDRGSSALEAIEYTQKLWGFLISDLSNPHNELPDDLKASLISIGLWVMKEGDDILNERSSNFAGLIEVNRAIRDGLS
- the flgK gene encoding flagellar hook-associated protein FlgK, translated to MSLSLAFNTARSSLNTTASQLSVSSRNVAGANDPNASRKIALTVTSGDGSSRVVTISRATGGPLFDRMLGATSNTAQQRAVLDGLDTLKQTIGDTNSTTSPAARLGVLQSALQSAANAPDDPGFAQTVVTAATDLARSLNSATDTVQQARTDADAGIGTSVTKVNDLLAQFEVENATVVSGSARGVDVTDAMDRRDAILSSLSQEMGISTVSRGHNDVVIYTDSGATLFDTVPRAVTFRPSTVLDATTDGQAVFVDGVAVTGTDAAMPLLSGRIAGLATLRDTLAPTYQNQLDELARGLVSAFSEQDQTGGGAPAAAGLFTVGDGTATVPASLTAGLAGTLAVHSGADAAQGGDPFVLRDGGLNGAAYGYNTASASSFQQRLEDLGTGLATARTYDSASGLGATPKPLSGFASASVSWLEGLRQTTSTRADSEQAVLSQASTAMSNATGINLDQEYANQLELERSYQASSKLIGVVNQLFDTLFSAIR
- a CDS encoding flagellar hook-associated family protein; protein product: MMSTYISTLAWTSAARNVLPRLQTEITKAQVEISTGRSADLGLSLGVGTGQSVDLHAAEARLTTLKQDHALAKSRLDLTQTALGQISSDTNTFLQNLIAAKSSNLGTAIMVDQAKSGLSAFTAMMNTSDGQRYAFGGENSSIAPLVDYDSGPKAAVNAAFALRFGLNAADPQNDPNIANISASDMEDFLNNEFAALFADPAWGQDWSRASSQDVTTRISTSETVPVSTTANTTAMRNLAMAYTMVSQLGLTALPEAAKDMVLKKAVDVTGAAVSGLTAVSSTLGVSQTRIAAAETATQNSLDVVSARIAAIEGVDPAEAKTRLDTLTTQLQMSYSTTAKIMQLSILNYV
- the flgD gene encoding flagellar hook assembly protein FlgD, with protein sequence MTTISNVTGSTASSATASAAAAKSPSSIDYTAFLRLLVAQLQNQDPTQPMDSTAYMSQLASFSQVEQSVASNAKLDSLLAATSLQTAERAVGRTVTSADGTVSGEISSVRVTSGDPVATLTDGQTVTLSSGIVLR